From a single Streptomyces misionensis genomic region:
- a CDS encoding FKBP-type peptidyl-prolyl cis-trans isomerase, with protein sequence MNIEKPEIDFPEGQAPADLEIKDIWEGDGEVAQAGQTVTVHYVGVAFSTGEEFDASWNRGTPFRFPLGGGRVIAGWDRGVQGMKVGGRRQLTIPAHLAYGDQSPTPAIKPGETLIFVVDLLAV encoded by the coding sequence ATCGAGAAGCCCGAGATCGACTTCCCCGAGGGCCAGGCCCCGGCGGACCTTGAGATCAAGGACATCTGGGAGGGCGACGGAGAGGTCGCGCAGGCGGGCCAGACCGTCACCGTGCACTACGTCGGTGTCGCCTTCAGCACCGGCGAGGAGTTCGACGCCAGCTGGAACCGCGGCACCCCGTTCCGCTTCCCGCTGGGCGGCGGCCGGGTCATCGCGGGCTGGGACCGGGGCGTGCAGGGCATGAAGGTCGGCGGCCGTCGCCAGCTGACCATTCCGGCCCACCTCGCCTACGGCGACCAGAGCCCGACCCCGGCGATCAAGCCGGGCGAGACGCTGATCTTCGTGGTGGACCTGCTCGCCGTCTGA
- a CDS encoding helix-turn-helix transcriptional regulator yields MAIAKAERLMNLALCLLGARRPLSKRELRDSIEAYVEAARPDRAGVGSDDSFNRMFERDKDDLRELGLVIETVENIEGEVGYLARRDSNRLPPITLDAEEAAALGLAAKVWQQARLAGAASGALQKLRAAGLPEEVDPYEAHGALEPRIPVHEAAFEPLMLACRDRRPVVFDYRKATAARPEPRHVEPWALECWRGHWYLAGFDRDRGAERVFRLSRITGKVRSRGTGFTAPVPDVVTVRETVAGWAGETADRSALIRLRSGAGYPLRAKAVKVRELGDGWDELEIPYGHGLDAWLVEFGPDVVVVEPAELRADVVDRLRAVAKG; encoded by the coding sequence ATGGCCATTGCCAAGGCCGAGCGGCTGATGAACCTCGCGCTGTGTCTGCTCGGCGCACGGCGTCCGCTCAGCAAGCGTGAGCTGCGCGATTCCATCGAGGCATACGTCGAGGCCGCGCGCCCGGACCGGGCCGGGGTGGGCAGCGACGACTCCTTCAACCGGATGTTCGAGCGTGACAAGGACGATCTGCGCGAGCTGGGCCTGGTGATCGAGACCGTCGAGAACATCGAGGGCGAGGTCGGCTATCTCGCCCGCCGGGACAGCAACCGGCTGCCGCCCATCACCCTGGACGCCGAGGAGGCCGCCGCCCTGGGCCTGGCCGCCAAGGTGTGGCAGCAGGCCCGGCTCGCCGGTGCCGCCAGCGGCGCCCTGCAGAAGCTGCGTGCCGCCGGGCTGCCCGAGGAGGTCGACCCGTACGAGGCGCACGGCGCGCTGGAGCCGCGCATCCCGGTGCACGAGGCCGCGTTCGAGCCGCTGATGCTGGCCTGCCGCGACCGCCGGCCGGTGGTGTTCGACTACCGCAAGGCCACCGCCGCCCGCCCCGAGCCCCGGCATGTCGAGCCGTGGGCGCTGGAGTGCTGGCGCGGCCACTGGTACCTGGCCGGTTTCGACCGCGACCGGGGCGCCGAGCGGGTCTTCAGGCTGTCCCGGATCACCGGCAAGGTGCGCTCGCGCGGTACGGGCTTCACCGCGCCCGTGCCCGACGTGGTCACCGTGCGCGAGACGGTGGCGGGCTGGGCCGGCGAGACCGCCGACCGCTCGGCGCTGATCCGGCTGCGCTCCGGCGCCGGCTACCCGCTGCGGGCGAAGGCCGTCAAGGTGCGGGAGCTGGGCGACGGCTGGGACGAGCTGGAGATCCCCTACGGGCACGGCCTGGACGCCTGGCTGGTGGAGTTCGGCCCGGACGTGGTGGTCGTGGAGCCCGCCGAGCTGCGGGCCGATGTGGTGGACCGGCTGCGTGCCGTGGCCAAGGGCTGA
- the tatA gene encoding Sec-independent protein translocase subunit TatA: MFRNALEPWHLVLLVLVIVLVFGSKKLPDMARSLGKSARILKSEAKAMKDDGGNKQSASTAQSSAEEPAPAQRTIQAAPGDVTSSRPVNEPTDSAQR; encoded by the coding sequence ATGTTCCGCAACGCACTTGAGCCGTGGCACCTGGTGCTCCTGGTTCTGGTCATCGTCCTCGTGTTCGGTTCCAAGAAGCTTCCGGACATGGCCCGCTCCCTCGGCAAGTCCGCGCGCATCCTGAAGAGCGAGGCCAAGGCGATGAAGGACGACGGCGGCAACAAGCAGTCGGCCTCCACCGCCCAGTCGTCCGCCGAGGAGCCGGCCCCCGCGCAGCGCACCATCCAGGCCGCGCCCGGCGACGTGACCAGCTCCCGTCCGGTCAACGAGCCGACCGACTCCGCCCAGCGCTGA
- the tatC gene encoding twin-arginine translocase subunit TatC, translating into MPKSARKKERDPEGRMPLADHLRELRNRLTKAVLAIVVVTIVSAFFYKDIIDLITAPLLRSVGCHQSFGELAKANDNTHCAHITIGDLLGPFTLALKASLTAGVVLASPVWLYQLWAFVAPGLHRHEKKYAYAFVGFGVPLFLGGGFLAYHVLPITARVMIDLTPSGVENLLSLDKLLDLVTRMVVVFGLAFEMPLLLVMLNLTGILTGRRMLGWWRGMVVGIAAFAAVATPGADPMSMLALAAPIWALFFIAVAFSLINDRRRARRADDGLSDDEASVLDLTPEEIGEVESVSASGAPEPPGSDRVNGYDDAT; encoded by the coding sequence TTGCCCAAGTCCGCCCGCAAGAAGGAGAGGGATCCCGAGGGGCGCATGCCACTCGCGGATCACTTGCGTGAGCTGCGCAACCGGCTCACGAAGGCCGTCCTGGCGATCGTCGTCGTCACGATCGTGTCCGCCTTCTTCTACAAGGACATCATCGACTTGATCACCGCGCCGTTGCTGCGCTCGGTGGGTTGTCACCAGTCCTTCGGCGAGCTGGCGAAGGCGAACGACAACACCCACTGCGCGCACATCACGATCGGTGATCTGCTGGGGCCGTTCACGCTGGCACTGAAGGCCTCGCTGACCGCGGGTGTCGTGCTGGCGTCCCCGGTCTGGCTCTACCAGCTGTGGGCGTTCGTCGCACCGGGCCTGCACCGGCACGAGAAGAAGTACGCGTACGCGTTCGTCGGGTTCGGCGTGCCGCTGTTCCTCGGCGGCGGCTTCCTCGCCTACCACGTGCTGCCCATCACGGCGCGGGTGATGATCGACCTCACCCCCAGCGGGGTGGAGAACCTGCTGTCCCTGGACAAGCTGCTCGACCTGGTCACCCGCATGGTGGTGGTCTTCGGCCTCGCCTTCGAGATGCCGTTGCTGCTGGTCATGCTGAACCTGACGGGCATCCTGACCGGGCGGCGGATGCTCGGCTGGTGGCGCGGCATGGTCGTCGGCATCGCCGCCTTCGCGGCGGTGGCCACGCCCGGCGCCGACCCGATGTCGATGCTGGCGCTGGCGGCGCCGATCTGGGCCCTGTTCTTCATCGCGGTGGCCTTCTCGCTGATCAACGACCGGCGCCGGGCCCGCCGCGCGGACGACGGACTGTCGGACGACGAGGCCTCGGTGCTGGACCTGACGCCCGAGGAGATCGGCGAGGTGGAGTCCGTGAGCGCGAGCGGCGCTCCCGAGCCGCCGGGCTCCGACCGGGTCAACGGCTACGACGACGCGACCTGA
- a CDS encoding helix-turn-helix transcriptional regulator, which produces MAGKPARAVNAIDQTRRMLSLVTYLRERPGARIADVARAFGITEDELVADLDLLPMCGTSFRGGDLLDIDTDGERIWWHNPAALGEDAAEPLRLAADEATALLVAARAVATLPGLREGDRQALLRATAKVETAAGEAAGASSRLSVTFESEGGVFADVDRAISERRRLWIRYYSPARDEVTEREIDPIRLVSVGHTYVEAWCRRSEARRTFRLDRVAEIRVLDEPAAPPEVELRDLSEGLVQPAAEDPEVVVEVGPGGRWVAEYYPHDSAEELPDGGLRITLRTPDPASLRRLALRLGGDGRIVSPPELAESARRAAREALAAYDGTPDATGNAVEGRR; this is translated from the coding sequence GTGGCAGGCAAACCGGCCAGGGCCGTGAACGCCATCGACCAGACCCGGCGGATGCTCTCCTTGGTGACGTATCTGCGGGAGCGCCCCGGTGCCCGGATCGCCGATGTGGCCCGGGCCTTCGGGATCACGGAGGACGAGCTGGTCGCCGACCTGGATCTGCTGCCCATGTGCGGCACCAGTTTCCGCGGCGGCGACCTCCTGGACATCGACACCGACGGCGAGCGCATCTGGTGGCACAACCCGGCCGCGCTCGGCGAGGACGCCGCCGAGCCGCTGCGGCTGGCCGCCGACGAGGCCACCGCCCTGCTGGTGGCGGCCCGCGCGGTCGCCACGCTGCCCGGGCTGCGGGAGGGCGACCGGCAGGCCCTGCTGCGCGCCACCGCCAAGGTGGAGACGGCGGCGGGCGAGGCCGCGGGCGCCAGCTCCCGGCTGTCGGTGACCTTCGAGTCCGAGGGCGGTGTCTTCGCGGACGTCGACCGGGCCATCTCCGAGCGCCGCCGGCTGTGGATCCGCTACTACTCGCCGGCCCGTGACGAGGTCACCGAGCGCGAGATCGACCCGATCCGGCTGGTCAGCGTCGGCCACACGTATGTGGAGGCCTGGTGCCGCCGCTCGGAGGCCCGGCGCACCTTCCGCCTCGACCGGGTCGCCGAGATCCGCGTCCTGGACGAGCCCGCCGCCCCGCCCGAGGTGGAGCTGCGGGACCTGTCCGAGGGGCTGGTCCAGCCGGCCGCCGAGGACCCCGAGGTGGTGGTCGAGGTCGGCCCGGGCGGCCGCTGGGTCGCCGAGTACTACCCGCACGACAGCGCCGAGGAGCTGCCCGACGGCGGGCTGCGGATCACGCTGCGCACCCCCGACCCGGCCTCCCTGCGCCGGCTCGCGCTGCGGCTGGGCGGCGACGGCCGGATCGTTTCCCCGCCCGAGCTGGCCGAGAGCGCCCGCCGCGCGGCCCGCGAGGCGCTGGCGGCGTACGACGGCACGCCGGACGCGACGGGGAACGCCGTCGAGGGGCGGCGGTGA
- a CDS encoding DEAD/DEAH box helicase → MIVLLSVGPGTLESTMTEDLSPAERYAAARRRAAEQATALASFREMYDFGLDPFQIEACQALEAGKGVLVAAPTGSGKTIVGEFAVHLALLQGKKCFYTTPIKALSNQKYADLSRRYGADKVGLLTGDNSVNSDAPVVVMTTEVLRNMLYAGSQTLLGLGYVVMDEVHYLSDRFRGAVWEEVIIHLPASVTLVSLSATVSNAEEFGDWLDTVRGDTEVIVSEHRPVPLFQHVLAGRRIYDLFEEGEGHKKAVNPDLVRLARMEATRPSYQDRRRGRNMREADRERERRQRSRVWTPGRPEVIERLDAEGLLPAITFIFSRAGCEAAVQQCLYAGLRLNDEEAREQVRALVEERTAHIAQEDLHVLGYYEWLEGLERGIAAHHAGMLPTFKEVVEELFVRGLVKAVFATETLALGINMPARSVVLEKLVKWNGEQHADITPGEYTQLTGRAGRRGIDVEGHAVVLWQRAMSPEHLAGLAGTRTYPLRSSFRPSYNMAVNLVEQFGRHRSRELLETSFAQFQADRSVVGISRQVQRNEEGLAGYKASMTCHLGDFEEYARLRRELKDRETELARQGAHQRRAEAVVALEKLRPGDVIHVPTGKYAGLALVLDPGLPAGRSNGHRGFDHQDGPRPLVLTAERQVKRLASMDFPVPVEPLDRMRIPKSFNPRSPQSRRDLASALRTKAGHIPPERARKKRSQAADDREIARLRTAIRAHPCHGCNEREDHARWAERYHRLLRDTSQLERRIEGRTNTIARTFDRIVALLTELDYLRGSEVTEHGRRLARLYGELDLLASECLREGVWEGLAPAELAACVSALVYEARVGDDALAPKLPSGKAKAALGEMVRIWGRLDGLEEEFRISQTEGVGQREPDLGFAWAAYMWASGKGLDEVLREAEMPAGDFVRWCKQVIDVLGQISAAAPADGSTVAKAARKAVDQLLRGVVAYSSVG, encoded by the coding sequence ATGATCGTCCTGTTGTCGGTGGGGCCCGGTACGCTCGAAAGCACGATGACAGAGGACCTCTCACCGGCCGAGCGGTACGCGGCAGCCCGCAGGCGGGCAGCCGAGCAGGCCACCGCGCTCGCGTCCTTCCGCGAGATGTACGACTTCGGCCTCGACCCCTTCCAGATCGAGGCCTGCCAGGCACTCGAAGCCGGCAAGGGCGTACTGGTGGCCGCCCCCACCGGCTCGGGCAAGACGATCGTGGGCGAGTTCGCCGTCCACCTTGCCCTGCTCCAGGGCAAGAAGTGCTTCTACACGACGCCCATCAAGGCGCTGTCGAACCAGAAGTACGCCGATCTGAGCCGCCGCTACGGCGCCGACAAGGTGGGCCTGCTCACCGGCGACAACAGCGTCAACTCCGACGCCCCGGTGGTCGTGATGACCACCGAGGTGCTCAGGAACATGCTGTACGCGGGCTCCCAGACGCTCCTGGGCCTCGGGTACGTGGTCATGGACGAGGTGCACTACCTCTCCGACCGCTTCCGCGGCGCCGTCTGGGAGGAGGTGATCATCCATCTGCCCGCCTCGGTGACCCTGGTGTCCCTGTCGGCGACCGTGTCCAACGCGGAGGAGTTCGGCGACTGGCTGGACACCGTCCGCGGCGACACCGAGGTGATCGTCTCCGAGCACCGGCCCGTGCCGCTGTTCCAGCACGTGCTCGCCGGACGCCGGATATACGACCTGTTCGAGGAGGGCGAGGGCCACAAGAAGGCCGTCAACCCCGATCTGGTGCGCCTCGCCCGGATGGAGGCGACCCGGCCGTCGTACCAGGACCGGCGCCGGGGCCGGAACATGCGGGAGGCCGACCGGGAGCGCGAGCGCCGGCAGCGCTCGCGGGTGTGGACGCCGGGCCGGCCCGAGGTCATCGAGCGGCTGGACGCCGAGGGCCTGCTGCCCGCGATCACCTTCATCTTCAGCCGCGCCGGCTGTGAGGCCGCCGTCCAGCAGTGCCTGTACGCGGGCCTGCGGCTCAACGACGAGGAGGCGCGCGAGCAGGTCCGCGCCCTGGTCGAGGAGCGCACCGCCCACATCGCCCAGGAGGACCTGCACGTCCTCGGCTACTACGAGTGGCTGGAGGGCCTGGAGCGGGGCATCGCCGCCCACCACGCGGGCATGCTGCCGACCTTCAAGGAGGTCGTGGAGGAACTGTTCGTGCGCGGCCTGGTCAAGGCCGTGTTCGCGACCGAGACCCTCGCGCTCGGCATCAACATGCCCGCCCGCTCGGTGGTCCTGGAGAAGCTCGTCAAGTGGAACGGCGAGCAGCACGCCGACATCACGCCGGGCGAGTACACCCAGCTGACCGGGCGGGCCGGCCGCCGGGGCATCGACGTCGAGGGCCACGCCGTCGTGCTGTGGCAGCGCGCCATGAGCCCCGAGCACCTGGCCGGGCTCGCGGGCACCCGTACCTACCCGCTGCGCTCCAGCTTCCGGCCGTCGTACAACATGGCGGTCAACCTGGTCGAGCAGTTCGGCCGGCACCGCTCCCGGGAGCTGCTGGAGACGTCCTTCGCGCAGTTCCAGGCGGACCGCTCGGTGGTCGGGATCTCCCGGCAGGTGCAGCGCAACGAGGAGGGGCTGGCCGGCTACAAGGCCTCCATGACCTGCCACCTCGGCGACTTCGAGGAGTACGCGCGGCTGCGCCGGGAGCTGAAGGACCGGGAGACCGAACTGGCCCGGCAGGGCGCCCACCAGCGCCGCGCCGAGGCCGTCGTCGCCCTGGAGAAGCTGCGGCCGGGCGACGTCATCCACGTGCCGACGGGCAAGTACGCGGGCCTCGCGCTGGTGCTGGACCCGGGGCTGCCGGCCGGCCGTTCCAACGGGCACCGCGGGTTCGACCACCAGGACGGGCCGCGTCCGCTGGTGCTGACCGCCGAACGGCAGGTCAAGCGGCTGGCGTCGATGGACTTCCCGGTGCCGGTCGAGCCGCTGGACCGGATGCGGATCCCGAAGTCCTTCAACCCGCGCTCGCCGCAGTCGCGCCGGGACCTCGCCTCCGCGCTGCGCACCAAGGCCGGGCACATCCCGCCGGAGCGGGCCCGCAAGAAGCGCTCGCAGGCCGCCGACGACCGGGAGATCGCCCGGCTGCGCACCGCGATCCGCGCCCACCCCTGCCACGGCTGCAACGAGCGGGAGGACCACGCCCGCTGGGCCGAGCGCTACCACCGGCTGCTGCGGGACACCTCGCAGCTGGAGCGCCGGATCGAGGGCCGCACGAACACCATCGCGCGGACCTTCGACCGGATCGTCGCCCTGCTGACCGAGCTGGACTACCTGCGCGGCAGCGAGGTCACCGAGCACGGCCGGCGCCTCGCGCGGCTGTACGGCGAACTGGACCTGCTGGCCAGCGAGTGCCTGCGCGAGGGCGTCTGGGAGGGGCTGGCGCCCGCCGAACTGGCCGCCTGTGTCTCGGCGCTGGTGTACGAGGCCCGGGTGGGCGACGACGCGCTGGCGCCCAAGCTGCCCTCCGGCAAGGCGAAGGCCGCGCTGGGGGAGATGGTGCGGATCTGGGGCCGGCTGGACGGTCTGGAGGAGGAGTTCCGGATCAGCCAGACCGAGGGCGTCGGCCAGCGCGAGCCGGACCTGGGCTTCGCCTGGGCCGCCTACATGTGGGCGTCGGGCAAGGGCCTGGACGAGGTGCTGCGCGAGGCGGAGATGCCGGCGGGCGACTTCGTGCGCTGGTGCAAGCAGGTCATCGATGTGCTGGGGCAGATCTCCGCGGCGGCGCCCGCGGACGGCTCCACCGTGGCCAAGGCCGCGCGGAAGGCCGTCGACCAGCTGCTGCGGGGCGTGGTGGCCTACTCGTCGGTGGGCTGA